Proteins from a single region of Paraburkholderia aromaticivorans:
- a CDS encoding phenol hydroxylase subunit P4, translating to MSVVALKPYKFPARDARENFPAPLLFIGWEDHLLFAAPVALPLPSDTLFGALCTQVLPGTYGYHPDFSKIDWSQVQWFKSGQPWHPDPAKSLAENGLTHKDVIRFRTPGLNGLSGSCN from the coding sequence ATGAGCGTTGTTGCCCTCAAACCCTACAAGTTCCCGGCACGAGACGCGCGCGAAAACTTTCCGGCGCCGTTGCTGTTTATCGGCTGGGAAGACCATCTGTTGTTTGCGGCACCAGTTGCCTTGCCCCTGCCGTCGGACACGTTGTTCGGTGCGCTGTGCACCCAGGTGTTGCCCGGCACTTATGGCTATCACCCCGATTTCTCAAAAATCGACTGGAGCCAGGTGCAGTGGTTTAAGTCCGGCCAGCCGTGGCATCCCGACCCGGCGAAGTCGCTGGCTGAAAACGGTCTGACGCACAAAGACGTGATCCGCTTTCGCACGCCTGGCTTGAACGGTCTGAGCGGTTCCTGCAATTGA